Part of the Vanessa cardui chromosome 23, ilVanCard2.1, whole genome shotgun sequence genome, CGAGTCAGAGGGCCCTCTAAAGTAAGCCTTAAGTTtttgaagctagaaaaacacgaccctgcccacaagatttcttatttgtcatctctaattttaaaaggtaattattaattttcaaacctTATCAACTTCACTCTGTGCCGCTTCCTCCATTTCCTCTTCATCCTCCATACTGGACATGGTCTCATCCAGCATTTCCTCAATGATACCAGCCTTCATCATCTCCTTACTCAACTCTTGCATGGTATGCGCTATTTCTGGCAATCGAAGTAATGCCTGCATTGCTTGCATCACCTGGAGTcatgaaaattgtttttttacagGTAGGCAGCCTGACAAATACACCAATTGATGTGTGACACATTTGCCAATCATATAACAATCAAGACCACCAATTTACATCAGTACTGTATAAAAGTTATTAGGAAAAATCCCCAATCTTGGCaagtaagattttatgtcccctGTGGGCTGGCTCAATCACATTTTAAGTTGGAACccaataatacaaagtattaatGCCCCACCAAAAAATGTATACTGGCAGTGTCACCAAGGTTTAAACATAGTGTGATAAAAAAATGCCCTTGGCCTTGGgacatttttctatatttacgaCACAAATGTGTATTAaccaatattaaaacatttgttatttttgatttcaattCCAAAAATTCCAGTATACCTGATATCGTAATTTTTGGTTTAGTCttgctattaaaattatcaaatttaagtCATCTTAAATACCCCATGTGCTGTTTTTGAAACAAGCTGTATTGGCACAAATAAcagcttatatttaaaatagttgaaTTTATGACcttaatatatacacatacctCAGTTGACTTTTGTAGTGATCCCGCCACTCTTAGTGTTGCTGAAATtgagaataaaaatatcttgtCATTTTTACAATTATCAAAATCTCTCATACAATGTATGTACGTCAACTGAGAATGAAatgatattcaatttttaattattttactacataGACATTCTGTGTTTTTTTCACCTCTACAGTAGAAGGGATAACGGAAAAggattctatattcaaaaaaagGTGTTATTCAATtgacaaatttacatattacaacaaattactaaattataaattggCTCAagacttgttttattataataaatatattcaatgttaCTTTACCTAATTGGTTTTTCATTTGCATTTGCACTGAATTCAGATGTGCTTTGCTTgtgtatattttactaatagTCTTCCTTGATCTTACAATCTCCTTAGCTAATATTGTACAAACTTGTTTGTCGTTTTTCGCAGCAGCCTCCTTCAacgatttcttaattttttcctCTTCCCTTTGAATTGCTTAAAACCAATAAGTATAATTACGATATGAACAACATTTTCTTTTAGAGCTTattgatacattttaatttaatatgcattCGAAAGTACCTCTAATTTGTCTATCCAA contains:
- the LOC124539793 gene encoding charged multivesicular body protein 3 — encoded protein: MGLFGKSPERNPKEMVNEWSHKIRKEGYNLDRQIRAIQREEEKIKKSLKEAAAKNDKQVCTILAKEIVRSRKTISKIYTSKAHLNSVQMQMKNQLATLRVAGSLQKSTEVMQAMQALLRLPEIAHTMQELSKEMMKAGIIEEMLDETMSSMEDEEEMEEAAQSEVDKVLWELTQGQLGEAPAPPTAVGAPSTSKEPEVTEPDESELDEMQSRLQALRS